A genomic window from Terrisporobacter glycolicus ATCC 14880 = DSM 1288 includes:
- a CDS encoding cyclodeaminase/cyclohydrolase family protein, giving the protein MKLIDMTVTNFTNEVDSNSPAPGGGSVAALASDIGIGLSRMMAHLSFGKKKYEALDHAVKEEFEVRFDKLGKIREEMSKLVDEDTKSFNEFMKALKMPKDTFKQITERQQAMADATLYSIKVPYKTAALSLDAMKELEFLVDNGNQNAITDIGVGTLMLCTGLEGAILNVKVNLMGLENKELAKKYADNCAEMLNQGKEMRDKILDKIHSSIE; this is encoded by the coding sequence ATGAAATTAATAGATATGACAGTTACAAACTTTACAAATGAAGTAGATTCAAATTCACCAGCACCAGGTGGTGGTTCAGTGGCTGCTCTTGCTTCTGATATAGGTATTGGTCTTTCTAGAATGATGGCTCACCTAAGCTTTGGGAAAAAGAAATACGAAGCTTTAGACCATGCTGTGAAGGAAGAATTTGAAGTTAGGTTTGATAAACTGGGAAAAATAAGAGAAGAAATGAGTAAACTTGTGGACGAAGATACTAAGTCTTTCAATGAATTTATGAAAGCTTTAAAAATGCCAAAGGATACTTTTAAACAAATAACAGAAAGACAACAGGCTATGGCAGATGCAACATTATACTCTATAAAAGTTCCATATAAGACGGCCGCATTGTCATTAGATGCAATGAAGGAGTTAGAGTTCTTAGTAGATAATGGAAACCAAAATGCCATTACTGACATTGGTGTGGGAACATTGATGCTTTGTACAGGGCTTGAGGGTGCCATACTCAATGTTAAAGTTAATCTTATGGGCTTGGAAAATAAAGAACTTGCAAAAAAATATGCTGATAATTGCGCAGAAATGTTAAATCAAGGAAAAGAAATGAGAGATAAAATATTAGATAAGATACACAGTTCAATAGAATAA
- the hutI gene encoding imidazolonepropionase, translated as MKMDLIIKNIGKLVTMEGSFLPKTGKEMNELTVLENAYIAVVEGKIFKVGTGEDYKELVGENTVIDDASGMLVTPGLIDSHTHLVHGGSRENEFSKKLNGVPYIQILQEGGGILSTVNSTKKATFDELYKKAKKSLDRMLEFGVTTVEEKSGYGLELETEVKQLQVAHKLDEDHPVDLVHTFLGAHAVPVEYKSNSEAYIKLLVEEIMPKVKELGLAEFCDVFCEEGVFSVEESDYILSKAKEMGYKLKIHADEIVPIGGAELAAKLGCISADHLMAASEQGLKDMAGKGIIANILPGTSFNLNKPSANGRKMIDLNVPISLSSDYNPGSCPSENLQFVMQLGCLNLKMTPNEVLTAVTINAAHCVDRATEIGSIEVGKKADIAVFDAPNVEYLMYHFGINHIDRVYKEGKLVVKSKHVVY; from the coding sequence ATGAAAATGGATTTAATTATAAAAAATATAGGAAAGTTAGTTACTATGGAAGGCTCATTCCTGCCTAAAACAGGAAAGGAAATGAATGAGCTAACAGTATTGGAAAATGCTTATATTGCAGTAGTTGAAGGTAAAATTTTTAAGGTTGGAACTGGTGAAGATTATAAAGAGTTAGTAGGAGAAAATACTGTAATAGATGATGCAAGTGGAATGCTTGTAACTCCTGGTCTTATTGACTCTCACACTCATTTAGTTCACGGAGGTTCTAGAGAAAATGAATTTTCAAAAAAATTAAATGGTGTACCTTATATTCAGATTTTACAAGAAGGTGGAGGCATTCTAAGCACAGTAAATTCTACAAAGAAAGCTACCTTTGATGAATTATATAAAAAAGCGAAAAAAAGTTTAGATAGAATGTTAGAGTTTGGTGTAACTACCGTGGAAGAAAAGAGTGGATATGGTCTAGAACTTGAAACTGAAGTTAAGCAACTTCAAGTGGCTCATAAATTAGACGAGGATCACCCTGTAGATTTAGTACACACATTTTTAGGAGCACATGCAGTGCCAGTGGAATATAAGTCAAACAGTGAAGCATATATTAAACTATTGGTGGAAGAAATTATGCCGAAAGTTAAAGAACTGGGTCTAGCTGAATTTTGTGATGTATTTTGCGAAGAAGGTGTATTTTCAGTGGAAGAAAGTGATTACATACTCAGCAAAGCAAAGGAAATGGGTTATAAATTAAAAATTCATGCGGATGAAATTGTTCCTATAGGTGGAGCAGAACTTGCTGCTAAGCTTGGTTGCATATCAGCAGATCATTTAATGGCTGCCAGCGAGCAAGGTCTAAAAGACATGGCTGGGAAAGGTATTATAGCAAATATTCTTCCAGGAACATCATTTAATTTAAACAAACCATCTGCAAATGGTAGAAAGATGATTGACTTAAATGTACCAATAAGCTTATCAAGTGATTATAATCCAGGAAGTTGTCCAAGTGAAAACTTACAATTTGTAATGCAACTTGGTTGCTTAAACTTAAAAATGACACCAAATGAAGTATTAACAGCAGTAACAATAAATGCAGCTCACTGTGTAGATAGGGCAACAGAAATAGGTTCTATTGAAGTAGGTAAAAAAGCTGATATTGCAGTATTTGATGCACCAAATGTGGAATATTTAATGTATCATTTTGGAATAAACCATATAGATAGGGTTTATAAAGAAGGTAAACTTGTGGTTAAAAGCAAGCATGTAGTTTATTAA
- the ftcD gene encoding glutamate formimidoyltransferase: protein MAIVQCVPNFSEGVDLDKIEKIVSPLRGVPGVKLLNYEADKDYNRVVVTVIGEPQAVKKAVFEAIGVASEVIDMNHHKGQHSRFGACDVCPFIPIKGMTMEDAVALSKELGEMVGKSYNIPVFLYEASATKPERENLAVVRKGEYEGLDEKLKNPDWEPDFGPTKKHPTAGAIAIGARKPLIAYNINLDTPNIEIASKIAKTIRHSSGGYRYIKAGPVEVPERNITQVTMNLTDYSKTAIYRAFEAVKMEARRYGVNVTGSEIVGLCPMEALIDTAAYYLGLENFSLDKVL, encoded by the coding sequence ATGGCAATAGTACAATGCGTACCAAATTTTAGTGAAGGTGTAGACTTAGATAAAATAGAAAAGATAGTAAGCCCGCTAAGAGGTGTTCCAGGGGTTAAACTATTAAACTATGAAGCAGACAAAGACTATAATAGAGTAGTAGTTACTGTAATAGGTGAGCCACAAGCTGTAAAAAAAGCAGTTTTTGAAGCAATAGGTGTGGCATCAGAAGTTATAGATATGAACCATCACAAAGGACAACACTCTAGATTTGGAGCTTGTGATGTTTGTCCATTTATTCCTATAAAAGGAATGACTATGGAAGATGCAGTTGCTCTTTCAAAAGAATTAGGGGAAATGGTAGGGAAATCTTACAATATACCAGTATTTCTTTATGAAGCTTCTGCAACAAAACCTGAAAGAGAAAATTTAGCTGTTGTTAGAAAAGGAGAGTATGAAGGTTTAGATGAAAAATTAAAAAATCCAGATTGGGAGCCAGATTTTGGACCTACAAAAAAACATCCAACTGCTGGTGCCATAGCAATAGGAGCTAGAAAGCCTCTTATAGCATATAATATAAACCTAGACACGCCTAATATAGAAATAGCAAGTAAGATTGCAAAAACTATAAGACACTCTAGTGGTGGATATAGATATATCAAAGCAGGACCAGTAGAAGTACCTGAAAGAAATATAACTCAAGTTACTATGAACTTAACTGATTATAGCAAAACTGCCATATATAGAGCTTTTGAAGCAGTAAAAATGGAAGCTAGAAGATATGGTGTAAATGTTACAGGAAGTGAAATAGTAGGACTTTGCCCAATGGAAGCCTTAATAGATACAGCAGCTTATTATTTAGGTCTGGAAAACTTCTCTTTAGACAAAGTACTATAA